Part of the Ctenopharyngodon idella isolate HZGC_01 chromosome 24, HZGC01, whole genome shotgun sequence genome, CTTTAAATGAAAAGGATTGGTTACAACTGTGCGCTTTTTATTGATCACTTTACTGTTTTGGTTTAACAGTGGTGAGACGCAGTGCAACAAAGATGGCCTTTTACAAGGTAAtttttttaagggaaaaataccTGTTATCCAACTATCAGTACCCCTGTATTTTTTCAGGCATTAAGCATTAATTATTAGCCTTTTTATCTCAGCACATGCTCCACAAACTATAGCTATAATTTTTGTGCTTTTAGGTCAGAAAATAGATTCTCCGCTTTCTGAAATTGGGATACGGCAATCTGAGGCTGCTGGCCAGTACCTCAGGGATGTAAAATTCACAAATGTGTTTGTCAGTGACATGAAACGTGCCAAGCAGGTAAGCAGAAACTTACTAGTAGAAGTCTAGTAGAAACATACGTTTGCCACAGGTAGAGGGAGATGTTTCTccacaaaataaaattctgttcAGTGCTCACATGGGTCAATTGACCTGGAAATGCATGTTTCCCTGGATAAGAGTCAGTAAGCATTAAACCGATATACTTATGTGAGTCTTAAGTATTTTGAATATGATAAAGAAACCATCAATAATAGTCTAACTATATGTTAACAGACAATATCTGTTCATTTGCAATATTTTTGCAAATGTTGTTATTATGAGGTTGCCCACTGAAGTTATAATCATGTCTAACTAGCGTGTCCTATTAGTTTCTTGTAAGAAATATCACTttccttgtgtgtatttgtttgttgACTCCTTATCTTCCCCTTTAGCATAAATAATCATGTCTTTTTGTAAAATTACAGACTGCGGAGATCATTGTGAGGAACAACAGAACCTGCCATGATATAGAACTAGTAGCAGATCCATCACTTAAAGAGAGAGTAAGTACAGACTACTGTTTGATAATATAAGAAAAATGTCTGCTCAGAATATGTCCATTCAGAGCAACTTTTCTTATGCAACTCAGAACTATTTTTTCTCCAGAGTTTTGGTATAGCTGAGGGAGGTCGAGTCATAGAAATGAAAAACATGGCTAAAGCAGCCGGGCAGCCTTTACCAGAGTTCACTCCACCCAAGGGAGAAACCATGGAACAGGTAAAATTAATGTCactgttatataatataatacaatattatataataatccATGTCTTATTATGTCCcatgtatttataatattttaaaattaattatcaataaataaaataattttagtgtCCAGTTctttacattttcaacaaaaaacaaatcttattgTCATCCTAAACTTCTGTTTACTGTCTTTAAATGAGGCAAATTTTtactatatataaatgtatatatacatatatatatatatatatatatatatatatatatatttaagctTATATTCTTTTCAGGTGAAGGTGCGAATTAAGGAATTTCTCAAGGCTATGATCCAGCGAATAGCTAATGACCATCAAGAGAAAGTACAAGATGGTGAGACATCCATACTAGATGAAACCCATTGGGCTCCTGCAGGACTCCCAGATGACGGAGTCTTGAATGTGCCTGTCCATGCCTTGGTTGTTGGCCACGGGGCTTATATGAGCATAATGATGCGGCATTTTTTTGAGGACCTGAAGTGCCCCGTGGCCCGTGGTTCAGACCCAGCTCAACACTTTTCCATCTGCCCGAACACCGGAATGTGCCGTTTTATTATCGCTTTGAAATGTAGTAATACAGGTCTTGCACTTTCAGACATGAAATGCGTGTTCATTAACAGAAGAGATCACATCAAGACTGATTAAGAACAACAGTATATGAGtagaaaaagcaaaaaaaaatgtttacatatcaAGGTTCAAGCACTTAACCCAGATTCATAATACAGAACTTTTGGAAAGGCAACCTTTACAAATATCTGATTTGACTTTATAATATGTATAACATATGAATCCTATATTTTATACCATGTAGACACTggcaatattaaatattgtattttgaagatgtttaataagggagtgtttgtgtgtatgtaagttatggatttatttttaagtgatataaaagtgtaaatgttaactaaataaatatgtcCTACATCTATGTTGTTGTGTTTATAACCAAATGAATTGCTTGTGTATTTATGCAAGAACACAAGATTTTTATATATGCATTTGTGCCTCATATTTGCATAAGAGTTGCAAAGTGTCCTGACATGTACTTCAGTGGCACAGAACAGTCAATATTGAAGATATTCAGCTACTCTGACCTCATTTTAAGGTGTTTATTGAGGGAAGGTTTGTATTAATTGATTTCAGTAAACTCTTACACCCAAATCTGTTGCCAAAAAAAGGATAGATTGTTGGTATGCACTATTTGCCTCTTAAAATTACataatcactaaaaacaaatatcaaCAAGTCCAACTGATTCCAGTCCAATGCAAATGGCAAATGGCACTGTTCAAGTCTTGAACAGATTGTCCAGTATATCTGTTATGGCGTGTGTGTGTAGATAATCCAAAAGAGAACGAACAGGCAAATAACTTTTATTAAACAACAGAAACCATAGTATTACACACTAGAACATAATGTTAACACATGACAAGGAACTGAGGAAAACCAAGGGCTTAAAATCACAAGGGAAGATCAATTAGAAACCATGGAACAAACAAGGAACTAGAACTCAGGCAAACCGGAAAAACCAAACTgcgggtacgtttacacgacaatgatgtactaaaaatggaaaagtctCGCGcattcacagaaatacattaattCCGCGTTGACAAttaaggtggatagactaaacacataGTAAACATGTGCATaccgtcactgttttcacagaatcgcgtttttgcagtttacacggagatgactacggtatagttttcaaaaacgtgcacttcGAAACccgtttttgaaaacggtctccgtgtaaacaacaaaaacgcgaatctgtaaaaataatgaccgtacacatgcgcattacatgttcagtctatggtgtttcatcgccatctaaaggcctgccagcagaatacagcgtttttagtcattttcacggtttcgtatgaatggggatcgttttgacaatggtgtcgtctgaacgcggaaaactcaaaggaaaaacttcgtTTTAACCATAAACGTACCCTTACAtgacgatgtactaaaaacagacacgtttttcctttgcgtttttcgcgtacagatgacaacgttgtcaaaacgttCACACCCgcgaaaacgattaaaaacgtTGTATTATGCATGACAAGCCatgtagttggcgatgtcactttgtaaagaaaaactatgcgCCTAGTCACCGTTTTCATAAAACGgccagtttttagttgaaaacggtgttgtgtaaacggcccctcaaacacaactaaacaTTTCCGTgacaatatattaatatttatcaatcaaaatatatatttgtcatTGTACTCAATTATCATCATCATGAGCCATTAATCTTGAGATCTAGAAAATCttgtttcaaaaatataaaagtatcaTTACCTCACAACAGCAATGTAATCATATCATACATCTatgattgtttttatataatatgcTGGGGAAACTTATGAGAAGCGATTTAAATCTGTGACACCCCATCACATATATAACACCAACAAAGACAGGAagcaaataaaatgtcaaattttcaatcattttattgtttgaatgcatccattacattttttgcaaaatgctttatacattttaatcaaTGAATACTGGTAATTACTTTCTTAGAACTGTTTAAATTACCCTTAAATTAAATAATCTTTTCAGGAATTTTTTGATAAATTgatatttgatcatttttctAAGATTAAAGatatcaatataaaatataataaataaaaaaaagtatcaataCTTCTTCAATAAATAATTCAGTAGAGGTGGCCAGCACCATCTCATATATGTTTGAAACTATG contains:
- the tigara gene encoding probable fructose-2,6-bisphosphatase TIGAR A translates to MLAFGLTIVRHGETQCNKDGLLQGQKIDSPLSEIGIRQSEAAGQYLRDVKFTNVFVSDMKRAKQTAEIIVRNNRTCHDIELVADPSLKERSFGIAEGGRVIEMKNMAKAAGQPLPEFTPPKGETMEQVKVRIKEFLKAMIQRIANDHQEKVQDGETSILDETHWAPAGLPDDGVLNVPVHALVVGHGAYMSIMMRHFFEDLKCPVARGSDPAQHFSICPNTGMCRFIIALKCSNTGLALSDMKCVFINRRDHIKTD